One region of Glycine max cultivar Williams 82 chromosome 9, Glycine_max_v4.0, whole genome shotgun sequence genomic DNA includes:
- the LOC100815671 gene encoding peroxidase precursor: protein MASSCFSMTTPIFKIRFFLFLCFIGISSSQLSSDFYSTTCPNALSTIKSAVDSAVSNEARMGASLLRLHFHDCFVQGCDASVLLNDTSSFTGEQTAAGNVNSIRGFGVIDNIKSQVESLCPGVVSCADILTVAARDSVVALGGPSWTVQLGRRDSTTASLSSANSDLPRFDLSLQQLSDNFQNKGLTTAEMVALSGGHTIGQAKCSTFRTRIYNETNIDSSFATSLQANCPSVGGDSNLAPLDSSQNTFDNAYFKDLQSQKGLLHTDQVLFNGGSTDSQVNGYASDPSSFNTDFANAMVKMGNISPLTGSSGEIRTNCWKTN, encoded by the exons TATTCTTATGCTTTATTGGGATAAGTTCATCTCAATTGTCCTCTGACTTTTACTCCACAACTTGTCCTAATGCGCTTTCAACCATTAAGAGTGCAGTGGATTCTGCTGTGAGCAATGAGGCTCGCATGGGGGCTTCCCTCCTACGTCTTCATTTCCATGATTGTTTTGTTCAA ggaTGTGATGCATCAGTGCTATTGAATGATACATCAAGTTTCACAGGTGAACAGACGGCAGCTGGCAACGTTAATTCCATAAGGGGTTTTGGTGTAATAGACAACATCAAGTCTCAAGTTGAGAGCTTATGTCCTGGTGTTGTTTCTTGTGCTGATATTCTCACTGTAGCTGCAAGGGACTCTGTTGTTGCT CTTGGTGGACCTAGTTGGACAGTGCAATTGGGCAGAAGAGACTCAACCACTGCAAGTTTAAGTTCTGCAAACTCAGACTTGCCCCGTTTTGATTTAAGTCTGCAACAACTCAGCGATAATTTCCAAAACAAAGGTCTCACCACCGCAGAAATGGTTGCTCTCTCAG GAGGGCACACAATTGGGCAAGCTAAATGTTCAACTTTCAGAACAAGGATTTACAACGAGACCAACATAGATTCCTCTTTTGCAACATCATTGCAGGCAAATTGTCCAAGCGTGGGTGGTGACAGCAATTTGGCCCCTCTTGACAGCAGCCAAAACACCTTTGACAATGCTTACTTCAAGGATTTGCAGAGCCAAAAGGGTCTCTTGCACACAGATCAAGTGCTTTTCAATGGAGGATCCACAGACTCTCAAGTAAATGGTTATGCCAGCGACCCTTCAAGCTTCAACACTGACTTTGCCAATGCAATGGTTAAAATGGGAAACATTAGCCCACTTACTGGCTCTAGTGGCGAAATCAGGACCAATTGTTGGAAGACCAATTAA